The following coding sequences lie in one uncultured Bacteroides sp. genomic window:
- a CDS encoding two-component regulator propeller domain-containing protein — MKKLFYSLILFIIASSVSAQMAIGEWKAHLAYNNVIQTAPAGNIIYTLSDGALFSYDKEDESIRLLNKTNILSDNNISYIKYSSTHSALIIVYKNSNIDILINENIYNIPDFMNKTMSQDKTLNSINITGDYAYFSTDFGILILDLKKKEITNTYVLNKKVYASVVKDNIIYAATEDGLYSGKTTDNLLDINNWIKSKDTVFNQLLLFENKIIGNQLNNGIYQYDDIFNTITKIVDGNYSFSDIFDDKLIAGNGNSIVIFDHYNSFKYMVSDYKFNHLSYTKNDNLYWGSNGDKGLNSYTLKENKLEISTSSSIIPDSPKRNLPYYMTFTDNRLLVCGGGMTDNRLNNPGTIMMYEDNKWYNFQEEGIKDITGLEYKDITSIIQDPNDAEHHFASSGGEGVYEFKDKKFVKLYSIDNSTLKSVLPNDSHKLNYLRINGLQYDKNHNLWMVNSYVDNVINILKDDGKWINFSHPGLVGKPTLERIIFDKRGWAWITSMRYEPGIFCFNTNGTLEDQSDDKTKFIGSFTNQDGTNLGKLAILSIAEDKDGTIWVGTEKGPIVINNPTKFFDDDFYCTQIKVPRNDGTNLADFLLANEKINAICIDGANRKWIGTESNGVFLLSEDGLETIHHFSTSNSPLLSDKIQSIAINPNTGEVFIGTDQGLMSYMSDATEGGSSFSETAHAFPNPVRPDYTGVITITGLIRDSDVKVTDINGNLLYTGTSVGGQFTWDGKNSKGKRVASGVYLVLAADAEGKEGIATKILIIK, encoded by the coding sequence ATGAAAAAGCTGTTTTATAGCCTTATATTATTTATAATAGCCTCTTCTGTTTCAGCACAAATGGCAATAGGAGAGTGGAAAGCACATCTGGCATATAATAATGTCATTCAAACTGCTCCGGCTGGTAATATTATATACACATTAAGTGATGGTGCTTTGTTTTCGTATGACAAAGAAGATGAAAGTATCCGTTTACTCAATAAAACTAATATTTTAAGTGATAATAATATTAGTTATATAAAGTATAGCAGCACACATTCCGCTCTTATTATTGTGTACAAGAATTCTAATATTGACATTCTTATAAACGAAAATATATATAATATACCTGACTTTATGAATAAAACCATGAGCCAGGATAAAACATTAAACAGCATTAATATAACTGGCGATTATGCCTACTTTTCAACTGATTTCGGAATATTAATCCTTGATTTAAAAAAGAAGGAAATTACAAATACTTATGTATTAAATAAAAAAGTTTATGCCTCTGTTGTCAAAGATAATATAATTTATGCTGCAACTGAAGATGGGCTGTATTCTGGCAAAACAACAGATAATTTATTAGATATAAATAATTGGATAAAATCTAAAGACACAGTATTTAATCAGCTTTTATTATTTGAAAACAAAATTATCGGCAATCAATTAAATAATGGAATTTATCAATATGATGATATTTTCAATACAATCACAAAAATAGTAGATGGAAACTATTCATTTAGTGATATTTTCGATGATAAGTTAATTGCTGGTAACGGCAATTCAATTGTTATATTTGACCATTACAATTCTTTCAAATATATGGTTTCAGATTATAAATTTAACCATTTATCATATACGAAAAATGATAATTTATATTGGGGAAGTAATGGAGATAAAGGATTAAATAGCTACACACTAAAAGAGAATAAACTGGAAATAAGTACTTCTTCTTCCATTATACCTGACAGTCCTAAAAGAAATCTTCCATATTACATGACATTTACCGATAACCGACTATTAGTTTGCGGAGGAGGAATGACTGATAATCGGTTAAATAATCCCGGAACAATCATGATGTATGAAGATAATAAATGGTATAATTTTCAGGAAGAAGGAATAAAAGACATTACCGGCTTAGAATATAAAGATATAACTTCAATTATTCAGGATCCTAATGATGCAGAACATCACTTTGCATCTTCTGGAGGAGAAGGAGTCTATGAATTTAAAGACAAAAAATTCGTTAAACTATATAGCATAGATAATAGTACTCTTAAATCAGTGCTTCCAAATGATTCTCATAAACTAAACTATCTAAGAATAAATGGACTTCAATATGATAAAAATCATAATTTATGGATGGTTAATTCTTATGTAGATAATGTTATCAATATTCTAAAAGATGATGGAAAATGGATTAATTTTTCTCATCCTGGATTAGTTGGAAAGCCTACATTAGAAAGAATTATATTCGATAAAAGAGGATGGGCATGGATAACTTCTATGAGATATGAACCGGGGATCTTTTGTTTTAATACAAATGGAACACTGGAAGATCAAAGCGATGATAAAACAAAGTTCATAGGATCTTTTACTAATCAGGACGGAACCAACCTGGGAAAATTAGCTATTTTATCCATTGCAGAAGATAAAGACGGAACTATATGGGTAGGAACAGAAAAAGGACCTATTGTTATTAATAACCCCACTAAGTTTTTCGATGATGACTTTTATTGTACTCAAATAAAAGTTCCTCGTAATGATGGAACCAATCTGGCTGACTTTCTTTTAGCTAATGAAAAAATAAATGCCATTTGCATTGATGGAGCAAACAGAAAATGGATTGGAACAGAAAGTAACGGTGTATTCTTATTAAGCGAAGATGGGTTAGAGACTATTCACCACTTTTCAACCAGCAACAGTCCATTATTATCAGATAAAATTCAATCGATTGCTATAAATCCAAATACAGGAGAAGTATTTATTGGAACCGATCAAGGACTAATGTCTTATATGAGCGATGCTACAGAAGGTGGAAGCAGTTTCTCTGAAACCGCCCATGCCTTTCCTAATCCAGTAAGACCAGATTACACAGGTGTAATTACTATCACTGGTTTAATACGCGACAGTGACGTTAAAGTTACAGATATTAATGGAAATCTTTTATATACCGGAACTTCTGTAGGTGGACAATTCACCTGGGATGGAAAAAATTCAAAAGGTAAAAGAGTGGCATCAGGAGTATACCTTGTTTTAGCAGCTGATGCAGAAGGAAAAGAAGGCATTGCTACCAAAATATTAATTATAAAATAA
- a CDS encoding MBOAT family O-acyltransferase produces MIFNTFPFLLFIIAIFCIYYFVLNENTKRQNILLLIASYFFYGWANWKILPLLIITTILYYFLGLKIERSKDDKKKNIYTTIGVLFGVGSLAYFKYSNFFITSFAQLFESIGLQANLHTFDIILPLGISFYTFRLLSYVIDLNRGKYEVTTDFVAFATYVAFFPCILSGPIDRPNTLIPQLKSKRIFNYDLAIDGFSQILWGLFKKMVVADNIALVTNEIWENYSLFSGSTLLLGAILYVFQIYADFSGYSDMAIGIAKILGFKVTINFKYPLFALNIADYWRRWHISLTSWLTDYVFMPLNVRWRDWGNLGIIFAIITNFVLCGLWHGANWTFALFGLYHGLLFIPLILSGTFAKKAKIHLTKSGMPKIKDFGKMVVTFTLVTFGLIIFRAESINQFINYIKHICSPSILSIPKIIGYNNVTMLFSIIFIIIMIALEWRNKDKEYGLNISSMKYKFAKYSIYLFLLILVYYFGADASSFIYFKF; encoded by the coding sequence ATGATATTTAACACATTCCCGTTTCTATTATTTATTATTGCTATTTTCTGTATTTACTATTTTGTACTAAACGAAAATACCAAACGTCAAAACATACTCCTGCTGATTGCCAGCTATTTTTTTTATGGATGGGCCAATTGGAAGATATTACCTCTTTTAATTATCACAACCATTCTCTATTATTTCTTAGGACTAAAGATAGAAAGATCAAAAGATGATAAAAAGAAAAATATATATACTACAATAGGTGTACTATTTGGAGTAGGATCATTAGCCTATTTTAAGTACAGCAACTTTTTTATCACCTCATTTGCCCAACTGTTTGAAAGTATAGGATTACAGGCTAATTTACATACATTCGACATAATTTTACCGCTTGGTATCAGTTTTTATACCTTTCGTCTGCTAAGCTACGTTATTGATTTGAACCGTGGAAAGTATGAAGTTACAACAGATTTTGTTGCATTTGCAACCTATGTAGCATTTTTTCCGTGCATTCTTTCAGGACCTATAGATAGACCAAATACATTAATTCCACAATTAAAAAGTAAACGAATATTCAATTATGATTTAGCTATTGACGGATTTAGTCAGATACTTTGGGGGCTCTTTAAAAAAATGGTTGTTGCAGATAATATTGCATTGGTAACAAATGAAATTTGGGAAAATTATTCACTATTTTCAGGAAGCACATTATTATTAGGTGCTATATTATATGTATTTCAAATATATGCAGATTTTTCTGGTTATTCGGACATGGCAATAGGTATAGCAAAAATATTGGGTTTCAAAGTCACCATTAACTTCAAATATCCTCTCTTCGCTCTAAATATAGCCGATTATTGGAGACGCTGGCATATATCTCTCACTTCCTGGCTAACTGATTATGTTTTTATGCCCTTGAATGTCAGATGGAGAGACTGGGGTAACCTAGGCATAATATTTGCAATCATAACCAATTTTGTACTTTGCGGACTATGGCATGGAGCCAATTGGACATTTGCCCTGTTTGGTTTATACCACGGATTATTGTTTATTCCCTTAATTTTAAGCGGAACATTTGCCAAAAAGGCCAAAATTCATCTTACAAAATCCGGTATGCCTAAAATAAAGGATTTCGGAAAAATGGTAGTTACGTTTACTCTAGTTACATTCGGACTGATTATTTTCCGAGCTGAAAGCATCAATCAGTTCATCAATTACATCAAACATATATGTTCACCTTCCATCTTAAGTATTCCAAAAATTATTGGATATAATAATGTAACAATGCTATTTTCAATTATTTTCATTATCATAATGATAGCACTTGAATGGCGGAATAAAGATAAAGAATACGGACTTAATATTAGCAGCATGAAATATAAATTTGCAAAATATAGCATTTATCTGTTTCTGCTTATTTTGGTCTATTACTTTGGCGCAGATGCCTCTTCATTTATCTATTTCAAATTTTAA
- a CDS encoding helix-hairpin-helix domain-containing protein → MELQRKLFFIYLIPFIFFTPLFAQTETPSEWEDLTEQLSLDTEDEEKDWTNNLEDLAYLKENPINLNKITKEQLEQFPFLTDLQIEHLLYYLYVFGPIKTIYELQMVEDFDRQTIQYLLPFIYIGEAEKKSSLPRWKDIWKYGKHELVTRFDIPLYRKEGYRQHSDSLLTADVNKQFIGSSYYNSYRYGFYYKDLLYCGITAENDCGEPFFGSVNKYGYDYYSFYLLAHDLGKIKTLALGNYRMSFGQGLVLSSDYSLGKSSTIATIGYKSTGIKKHSSSDEYNYFQGVAAAYNMNEHFTFTGFYSYRNLDGIVCDNVLTSIKRDGLHRIPREIERKDVANIQLLGGNIGYSYHNLKMGFTGIYYFFDKSYIPESRPYNYYNLKGKEFYNLGIDYKYRWNKIYFFGETAAGKDGGIATLNTISFSPVSNYQVLFLERYYAKDYQALYARSVSEGSSVQNENGYYLGIEAKPVRFWKFFAYADFFHFPWLKYGVDQPSSGFDGLIQATYMPKTNLTMLFRYRYKAKDKNYTPEGSELKEIRPYIQQKVHYQMGYLLQDNLSFKITANWVWVNPQGVKAEQGFMILNNFSYKFRKFPLRFDLYYGMFDTSDYTARISSYEHGLLYAFSMPSFYGKGVRFAFNSRYDFNKNLMIIIKFGQTRYTDRSVIGSGLETIYGDTKTDLNIQLRWKF, encoded by the coding sequence ATGGAATTGCAAAGAAAGCTCTTTTTTATTTATTTGATTCCATTTATATTTTTTACTCCTCTTTTTGCACAAACTGAAACTCCTTCAGAGTGGGAAGACTTGACAGAACAATTATCTTTGGATACTGAAGATGAGGAAAAGGATTGGACAAATAATTTGGAAGATTTGGCTTATTTAAAGGAAAACCCTATAAATCTGAATAAAATAACCAAAGAACAATTGGAACAATTTCCTTTTTTGACAGATTTGCAAATAGAACATTTACTTTATTATTTATATGTTTTCGGTCCAATAAAGACAATTTATGAGCTGCAGATGGTGGAGGATTTCGATAGACAGACTATTCAGTATTTGCTTCCTTTTATCTATATTGGAGAAGCTGAGAAGAAAAGTAGTTTGCCACGGTGGAAAGATATTTGGAAGTACGGAAAACATGAATTAGTTACTCGTTTTGATATTCCTTTATATCGTAAGGAAGGTTATCGTCAGCACTCGGATAGTTTATTAACTGCAGATGTTAATAAGCAGTTTATTGGCAGTTCATACTATAATTCTTATCGGTATGGATTTTATTATAAAGACTTGTTATACTGTGGAATAACAGCAGAAAATGACTGTGGAGAACCTTTTTTCGGATCGGTTAATAAATATGGATATGATTATTATTCATTTTATTTATTAGCTCATGATTTAGGTAAAATAAAAACTTTGGCTTTAGGAAATTATCGAATGAGTTTTGGACAGGGATTGGTTCTCAGTAGTGATTATAGTTTAGGGAAAAGTTCTACCATTGCTACAATTGGATATAAATCCACAGGAATAAAAAAGCATTCCTCTTCGGATGAATATAATTACTTTCAAGGAGTTGCAGCTGCTTATAATATGAATGAGCATTTTACTTTTACCGGCTTTTATTCATACCGAAATTTAGACGGAATAGTATGTGATAATGTGCTGACCTCCATTAAACGCGATGGTTTACACCGTATTCCCCGTGAAATTGAACGAAAAGATGTAGCTAATATTCAGCTACTGGGAGGGAATATAGGCTATTCATATCATAATCTTAAAATGGGTTTCACAGGTATTTATTATTTCTTTGATAAAAGCTATATTCCTGAATCAAGACCTTACAATTATTATAATCTGAAAGGAAAAGAATTTTATAATTTAGGCATTGATTATAAATATAGATGGAACAAAATATATTTCTTTGGTGAAACAGCAGCCGGAAAAGATGGAGGTATAGCTACCCTCAACACTATTAGTTTTTCTCCGGTATCAAATTACCAGGTCCTTTTTCTGGAGAGGTATTATGCGAAAGATTACCAGGCCTTGTATGCCCGTTCTGTTTCTGAAGGAAGCAGTGTACAAAACGAAAATGGATACTATTTGGGCATTGAAGCCAAACCTGTCAGGTTTTGGAAATTCTTTGCTTATGCTGATTTTTTTCACTTTCCGTGGTTAAAATATGGAGTTGACCAGCCATCATCCGGATTTGATGGGCTTATACAAGCTACTTATATGCCCAAAACTAATCTAACTATGCTTTTTCGTTACCGCTATAAGGCAAAAGATAAAAATTATACGCCCGAGGGATCGGAGTTAAAAGAGATACGTCCGTATATTCAGCAGAAAGTTCATTATCAGATGGGTTACCTGTTGCAGGATAACCTCTCTTTTAAAATTACTGCAAACTGGGTTTGGGTCAATCCGCAAGGTGTGAAAGCAGAACAAGGCTTTATGATTCTGAATAACTTTTCCTACAAATTCCGAAAATTTCCGCTTCGTTTTGATCTATATTATGGTATGTTTGATACCAGCGATTATACAGCCCGAATCTCTTCTTATGAACATGGACTGTTATATGCCTTTTCCATGCCTTCTTTCTATGGTAAGGGAGTGCGCTTTGCCTTTAATTCTCGGTATGATTTTAATAAAAATCTGATGATTATTATTAAGTTTGGCCAAACAAGATATACAGATCGGAGCGTGATTGGTTCTGGGCTGGAAACAATTTACGGTGATACTAAAACAGATCTCAATATACAGTTACGTTGGAAGTTTTAA
- a CDS encoding HAD-IIIC family phosphatase — protein MLTFKELRRNLKRDTINLPTIKVALLGDTATQFLAIALKGIAIEKGYNLNLFEAEFNQVERLIMDPTSDLFQFSPDYTIIFQSTHKFLDKFGSTKSETRKNIAEERLSFVEMASQKVAGKIICYNYPEIDDTIFGNLANQIEESFIYQIRKLNYGLMQLAQKHQNLYICDLSSIQNKIGRDVMFNASIYTSTEMILSIDSLPIIASRTIDLICASKGNIKKCLILDLDNTLWGGIIGDDGIENIQLGHGLGIGKAFTEFQRWIKKLKERGIILAICSKNTESLAREPFEKHPEMILRLDDIAVFVANWDNKADNIRHIQSVLNIGFDSMVYLDDNPFERNMVRENVSGILVPELPPDPADYLEFIYNLNLFETISYSSGDKDRTKQYQLEAQRVFTQKEFTNEADFLQSLGMISIVEGFTKFNTPRVAQLSQRSNQFNLRTIRYTEGDINKLSKDPDYHCFSFTLEDKFGDNGLICIIIMQNKDHNNLFIDTWLMSCRVLKRGMENFTLNTIVEYAKTKGYKKITGEYLPTVKNLIVADHYSTLGFEPLNENRWVLDVDKYKKRDCYINEI, from the coding sequence ATGCTAACATTTAAAGAATTAAGGCGAAATCTAAAACGAGATACCATCAATTTACCAACTATTAAAGTTGCATTACTGGGAGATACTGCTACACAATTTTTAGCAATAGCATTGAAAGGAATAGCCATTGAAAAAGGATATAATCTTAATCTGTTTGAGGCTGAGTTCAATCAGGTTGAACGCCTGATCATGGATCCTACTTCTGATTTATTCCAATTTAGTCCAGACTATACAATTATATTTCAATCCACACATAAATTTTTGGATAAATTCGGAAGTACAAAGTCCGAAACAAGGAAAAATATAGCAGAAGAGAGACTTTCTTTTGTTGAAATGGCATCCCAAAAAGTAGCAGGAAAGATTATATGTTATAACTATCCGGAGATTGATGACACTATTTTTGGAAATCTGGCCAATCAAATTGAAGAATCTTTTATTTACCAAATACGGAAGCTTAATTACGGATTAATGCAATTGGCTCAGAAACATCAGAATCTATATATTTGTGACTTATCGTCCATTCAGAATAAGATTGGGCGTGATGTAATGTTCAACGCTTCTATCTATACGAGTACCGAAATGATCCTTTCGATTGATTCCCTTCCAATTATCGCATCCCGAACAATAGATTTGATTTGCGCATCAAAAGGAAACATCAAAAAGTGTTTGATTCTGGATCTTGATAATACTCTATGGGGAGGGATTATTGGTGATGATGGCATTGAAAACATTCAATTGGGTCACGGACTAGGCATTGGTAAAGCGTTTACAGAATTCCAGAGATGGATAAAAAAACTCAAAGAGCGCGGAATTATTCTTGCTATCTGCAGCAAAAATACAGAATCTTTAGCTAGGGAACCTTTTGAGAAACATCCTGAAATGATACTCAGATTGGATGATATTGCTGTATTTGTTGCAAATTGGGATAATAAAGCAGACAATATTCGACATATCCAGTCTGTTCTTAACATAGGTTTTGATTCCATGGTATATCTTGACGACAATCCATTTGAAAGAAACATGGTCAGAGAAAATGTTTCGGGAATATTAGTTCCGGAATTACCTCCGGATCCAGCTGATTATCTGGAATTTATATACAATCTGAATCTATTTGAAACAATATCCTATTCATCTGGAGATAAAGACCGAACCAAACAATACCAGTTGGAAGCTCAGCGAGTCTTCACTCAAAAGGAGTTCACCAATGAAGCAGATTTTCTCCAAAGTCTCGGTATGATTTCTATTGTAGAAGGATTTACTAAATTCAATACTCCACGTGTTGCACAACTTTCTCAGCGTTCAAATCAATTCAATTTACGTACAATCAGGTATACAGAGGGAGACATTAATAAGCTATCAAAAGATCCCGATTATCATTGTTTCAGCTTTACTCTTGAAGATAAATTCGGAGATAATGGATTGATTTGCATTATTATTATGCAAAATAAAGATCATAATAACTTATTTATTGACACCTGGCTAATGAGTTGTCGCGTTTTGAAACGAGGAATGGAAAATTTCACATTAAATACTATAGTGGAATATGCAAAAACCAAAGGATACAAAAAGATTACCGGCGAATATCTTCCAACTGTTAAAAATTTAATAGTAGCAGACCATTATTCAACTTTGGGATTCGAACCGTTAAATGAGAATCGTTGGGTACTCGATGTTGACAAATACAAGAAAAGAGACTGTTATATAAATGAAATATAA
- a CDS encoding RNA methyltransferase, giving the protein MRKLKITELNRINAEQFKEAKKLHLIVVLDEIRSLHNIGSVFRTSDAFRVESIYLCGITAIPPHPELHKTALGAEYTMNWKYFKNTLDAVDKLKSEGYIVYSIEQAEGSTLLTDLQLDPAKKYAIIMGNEVKGVQQEVINNSDGCIEIPQYGTKHSLNVSVTTGIVIWDFFKKLKFDR; this is encoded by the coding sequence ATGCGCAAATTAAAGATAACTGAACTTAACCGGATTAATGCTGAGCAATTTAAAGAAGCTAAGAAACTCCATTTGATAGTGGTTTTAGATGAAATTAGAAGTTTGCATAATATAGGTTCTGTGTTTCGTACTTCCGATGCATTTCGGGTTGAATCTATCTATTTATGTGGAATAACTGCTATACCCCCGCATCCGGAGTTACATAAAACGGCTCTTGGTGCAGAGTATACTATGAATTGGAAATATTTTAAAAACACTCTTGATGCTGTTGATAAGTTGAAATCCGAAGGATATATAGTATATTCAATAGAACAGGCAGAAGGAAGTACGTTATTAACTGACTTACAATTAGATCCGGCAAAAAAGTATGCTATTATAATGGGTAATGAAGTAAAGGGTGTTCAACAGGAAGTTATTAACAACAGTGATGGTTGTATTGAAATTCCTCAATATGGAACCAAGCATTCTTTAAATGTATCTGTTACAACCGGAATTGTTATCTGGGATTTCTTTAAGAAACTTAAATTTGACCGTTAG
- a CDS encoding acyl carrier protein encodes MDREKIIAKVQEIFKDILDEEEIELKDNTTANDVDNWDSLTHILLVVAIEKAFKIKFTSKEILLWKNVGEMIDSIQAK; translated from the coding sequence ATGGACAGAGAAAAAATAATAGCAAAAGTACAAGAAATCTTTAAAGATATTCTGGATGAAGAAGAAATAGAATTGAAAGACAATACTACTGCTAACGATGTGGACAACTGGGATTCACTAACTCATATTCTATTGGTGGTAGCCATTGAAAAAGCATTCAAGATCAAATTTACCTCCAAAGAAATTCTATTATGGAAGAATGTGGGTGAGATGATTGACAGTATTCAAGCTAAATAG
- a CDS encoding non-canonical purine NTP diphosphatase, with product MKNKLVFATNNKHKLEEVSHILKDKIEILSLKDINCDVDIPETANTLEGNALLKAQYIHENYGLNCFADDTGLEIEALNNEPGVYSARYAGTDKSSEANMLKVLKNLEGIGNRKAQFRTAVSLIIDNKQYLFEGIIKGNIIKEKRGNSGFGYDPIFVPEGYEQTFAELGNEIKNKISHRALAINKLCNFLNEYDYEKAVL from the coding sequence ATGAAAAATAAACTTGTTTTTGCCACAAATAATAAGCATAAATTAGAAGAAGTATCACATATATTAAAAGACAAAATAGAGATACTTAGCTTAAAAGATATAAATTGCGATGTTGATATACCGGAAACTGCAAACACTTTAGAAGGTAACGCTTTACTTAAAGCTCAATATATTCATGAAAACTATGGATTAAACTGTTTTGCTGACGACACCGGTCTAGAAATTGAAGCACTTAATAATGAACCGGGAGTTTATTCTGCAAGATATGCAGGAACTGATAAAAGCTCTGAAGCAAACATGCTTAAAGTTTTAAAAAATCTGGAAGGAATTGGAAATAGAAAAGCACAATTCAGAACAGCTGTTTCATTAATAATAGACAACAAGCAATATCTTTTCGAGGGAATTATAAAAGGTAATATTATTAAAGAAAAAAGAGGAAATTCGGGCTTTGGTTATGATCCGATTTTTGTACCTGAAGGGTATGAACAAACTTTTGCTGAATTAGGAAACGAAATAAAAAATAAAATTAGTCACCGTGCGTTAGCTATAAATAAACTATGCAATTTTTTAAACGAGTATGACTATGAAAAAGCTGTTTTATAG
- a CDS encoding DUF4294 domain-containing protein: protein MGKAQKLQTKAPVLWVEACVYQGDTIPFVELRNIYVYPPLKFSTQKEWRDYYRLIYNVKKVLPLSIMIHNTIIETYEYVQTLPNQKAKDAHIKRVEKGLKEQYTAQFKKLSYSQGKLLIKLVDRECNQSSYEIIKAFMGSFKAGFYQTFASIFGASLKKEYDSTKDDSLTERVITLAANGQI, encoded by the coding sequence ATTGGAAAAGCTCAGAAATTGCAAACAAAGGCTCCTGTATTATGGGTAGAAGCTTGTGTGTATCAAGGGGATACTATACCCTTTGTAGAATTACGAAATATATATGTTTACCCTCCGCTCAAATTCAGTACTCAAAAAGAATGGCGTGATTACTACCGGTTAATCTATAATGTAAAAAAAGTACTTCCTCTTTCAATAATGATCCATAATACAATTATTGAAACCTATGAGTATGTACAAACTTTGCCAAACCAAAAAGCAAAGGACGCACATATAAAAAGAGTGGAAAAAGGATTGAAAGAACAATATACTGCACAGTTCAAAAAACTATCTTATTCACAAGGTAAACTACTCATCAAACTGGTTGACAGAGAATGTAATCAATCCTCTTATGAAATAATTAAAGCTTTTATGGGTAGTTTCAAGGCAGGATTCTATCAGACTTTTGCCAGCATTTTCGGAGCAAGTTTAAAAAAAGAATATGATTCTACTAAAGATGACAGTTTAACTGAAAGAGTTATCACTTTAGCTGCTAACGGTCAAATTTAA
- the nadA gene encoding quinolinate synthase NadA yields the protein MYKEEWLKKGFADEAIDKTIDIKAAIDSLRKEKNAVILAHYYQPGNIQDIADYVGDSLALAQWAAKTKADIIVLCGVHFMGETAKILCPDKKVLVPDLNAGCSLADSCPADKFAQFVKEHPNHTVISYVNTTAAVKAVTDIVVTSTNAKQIVDSFPKDEKLIFGPDRNLGNYINSVTNRNMLLWDGACHVHEQFSVEKIVELKKQYPDALVLAHPECKGAVLALADFVGSTAAILKFAVKLDKKNFIVATESGILHEMRKECPEKNFIPAPPNDSTCGCNECNFMRLNTLEKLYNCLKHEWPTIEVDEAIAKEAVKPIKKMLEISEKLGL from the coding sequence ATGTATAAAGAAGAATGGTTGAAAAAAGGATTTGCAGATGAAGCTATTGATAAAACGATAGATATTAAAGCTGCTATTGATTCTTTAAGAAAAGAAAAGAATGCTGTGATTTTAGCTCACTATTACCAGCCTGGTAATATACAAGATATAGCCGATTATGTAGGAGACAGTTTGGCTCTTGCTCAATGGGCTGCTAAAACAAAAGCAGATATAATAGTTCTTTGTGGAGTTCATTTTATGGGTGAAACTGCAAAGATCCTTTGTCCAGATAAGAAAGTATTAGTACCTGATTTAAATGCAGGCTGTTCACTGGCTGATAGCTGTCCGGCTGATAAGTTTGCACAGTTTGTTAAAGAGCATCCGAACCATACAGTAATCTCTTACGTGAATACCACTGCTGCGGTAAAGGCAGTAACCGATATTGTAGTTACTTCTACAAATGCAAAACAAATAGTGGATAGCTTCCCTAAGGATGAGAAATTAATTTTCGGTCCTGATAGAAATCTGGGTAATTATATTAACTCAGTTACTAACAGAAATATGTTATTATGGGATGGTGCTTGTCATGTTCATGAGCAATTCTCAGTGGAAAAGATTGTTGAGTTGAAGAAACAGTATCCTGATGCTTTGGTTCTAGCTCATCCTGAATGTAAAGGTGCTGTATTAGCTCTTGCTGATTTTGTAGGATCAACTGCAGCGATATTAAAATTTGCAGTTAAATTAGATAAAAAGAACTTTATTGTAGCTACTGAATCAGGTATCTTACATGAGATGCGTAAGGAGTGTCCTGAAAAGAACTTTATTCCCGCTCCTCCCAACGATAGTACCTGTGGATGTAACGAGTGTAACTTCATGCGTTTAAATACGCTAGAAAAGCTTTATAATTGCTTAAAACATGAATGGCCAACCATTGAAGTAGATGAAGCAATCGCAAAAGAAGCTGTTAAACCAATTAAAAAGATGCTTGAAATATCTGAAAAGTTAGGATTATAA